A single window of Toxoplasma gondii ME49 chromosome Ib, whole genome shotgun sequence DNA harbors:
- a CDS encoding RNA recognition motif-containing protein (encoded by transcript TGME49_208970) encodes MRREREYSPPRYGSRRDDRSSSLDGPMRSYDREDRGKFLGRRERGREMSSDRSPSPRRRRDDGRRDDSLDDRPPGRYSPGDGYYHRRRYPMDHDSPYTRRDRDGRDENFRGARNSSPGEPGDDFRGRFRGDKYGSGSGEQNKHRRYSVVARGVDRSATQDDLRKFFGRCSDVKDVYIPLHYKTKQPRGFAFIEFETEWAMVKVLKQLQGVEFLGRRLMLEEAEGEPSTAEEMRRRFQQRRQWRQENGDFGDHHRGYRRGGGPPLYRQSRNERRFSRSPDRRGE; translated from the exons AtgcgaagggagagagagtaCTCGCCGCCGCGGTATGGCTCCCGTCGAGACGACCGATCGTCCTCGCTAGACGGGCCAATGCGGTCCTACGATCGCGAGGACCGGGGCAAGTTTCTAGGtcggagagaacgaggcagagagatgTCTTCAGACAGGTCGCCTTCTCCGAGGAGGCGTCGCGACGACGGCCGCCGAGATGATTCTCTCGACGACCGCCCTCCTGGGCGCTACTCCCCCGGAGACGGCTACTACCACCGCCGGCGCTATCCGATGGACCACGATTCGCCTTATACTCGGAGAGACCGGGATGGGCGAGACGAGAACTTCCGCGGTGCGAGGAACTCGTCCCCTGGAGAGCCCGGAGACGACTTCAGAGGCCGATTCCGGGGAGACAAGTACGGATCGGGTTCCGGAGAGCAGAACAAACACCGCAGGTACTCGGTGGTCGCGAGGGGCGTCGACCGTAGCGCTACTCAAGATGACTTGAGAAAGTTCTTCGGCAGATGCAGCGACGTGAAAGACGTCTACATTCCTCTCCACTACAAAACCAAACAGCCCAG AGGCTTTGCCTTTATTGAGTTCGAAACCGAGTGGGCCATGGTGAAGGTCTTGAAGCAGCTGCAAGGCGTAGAGTTCCTCGGCCGCCGCCTGATGCTCGAAGAGGCCGAGGGCGAGCCCAGTACAGCTGAAGAAATG CGTCGTCGGTTCCAGCAGCGTCGTCAGTGGCGCCAGGAGAACGGTGACTTCGGCGATCATCACAG AGGATATCGCAGAGGAGGGGGCCCCCCTCTATATCGACAAAGTCGCAATGAGCGGCGGTTTTCAAGATCCCCCGACAGACGCGGAG AATAA